One window of the Trifolium pratense cultivar HEN17-A07 linkage group LG2, ARS_RC_1.1, whole genome shotgun sequence genome contains the following:
- the LOC123910715 gene encoding protein FAR1-RELATED SEQUENCE 11-like — MSEEVGSMLAVYDDPSDQHSLSFGGDTSSTEESPGETRLSLQPTNDHIPYIGQRFSTHDEAYEFYSDFAKSCGFSIRRHRTEGKDGVGKGLTRRYFVCHRAGNTPAKSTNETKPQRNRKSSRCGCQAYMRISKTTEFGPPEWRVTGFGNHHNHELLEPNQVRFLPAYRTISDVDKNRILMFAKTGISVHQMMRLMELEKCVEPGYLPFTEKDVRNLLQSFRKLDPEEENLDLLRMCRNIKERDPNFKFEYTLDANNRLENIAWSYASSIQLYDIFGDAVVFDTTHRLTAFDMPLGIWVGINNYGMPCFFGCVLLRDETVRSYSWAIKAFLGFMNGKAPQTILTDQNSCLKDALSAEMSITKHALCIWMIVAKFPSWFNAVVGERYNEWKAEFYRLYNLESVEDFELGWREMVCSFGLHTNRHIVNLYSLRSLWALPYLRSHFLAGMTTTGLSKSINAFIQRFLSAQTRLAHFVEQVAVAVDFKDQTGEQQTMQQNLQNVCLKTGAPMESHAATVLTPFAFSKLQEELVLAAHYASFSVEDGFLVRHHTKVEGGRKVYWSPHEGIISCSCHQFEFSGILCRHTLRVLSTGNCFQIPDTYLPIRWRRISVPSSKLVHNAPNDHAERVKLFQNMVSSLITESAKSKERLDTATEQVSILLSRIREQPISLQCARDISTINRNL, encoded by the exons ATGTCGGAAGAGGTTGGATCCATGTTGGCAGTTTATGATGATCCATCTGACCAACATTCACTGTCTTTCGGCGGCGATACAAGCAGCACCGAGGAATCCCCCGGTGAAACTAGACTCTCCTTGCAACCAACTAATGATCACATTCCATACATTGGTCAAAGATTTTCCACCCATGATGAAGCTTATGAATTCTATAGTGATTTTGCTAAGAGTTGCGGCTTCTCAATTAGACGTCACCGTACAGAGGGAAAAGATGGTGTTGGGAAAGGACTTACTAGACGCTACTTTGTTTGTCATCGTGCTGGTAACACTCCTGCTAAATCAACGAACGAAACTAAACctcaaagaaatagaaaatcttCTCGATGTGGTTGTCAGGCTTATATGAGGATAAGCAAAACGACGGAGTTTGGACCTCCAGAATGGCGTGTCACTGGTTTTGGTAACCACCATAATCATGAACTTTTGGAACCAAATCAAGTTCGGTTCCTTCCTGCATATAGAACTATATCAGATGTTGACAAAAATCGAATCCTTATGTTTGCCAAAACAGGGATTTCTGTTCATCAAATGATGAGGCTTATGGAGCTTGAGAAGTGCGTGGAACCAGGATATTTGCCTTTTACTGAAAAGGATGTAAGGAATTTACTCCAGTCGTTTAGAAAATTAGATCCAGAAGAAGAAAACCTAGATCTGTTAAGAATGTGCAGAAATATTAAGGAGAGAGAtcctaattttaaatttgagtaCACACTTGATGCAAACAACCGTTTAGAAAATATTGCCTGGTCATATGCCTCGTCGATCCAATTGTATGATATTTTTGGTGATGCCGTGGTATTTGATACAACACATCGTCTGACTGCATTTGACATGCCGTTGGGGATATGGGTTGGAATAAATAATTATGGAATGCCCTGCTTCTTTGGCTGTGTGCTACTGCGAGATGAAACTGTCAGGTCATATTCCTGGGCAATAAAG GCTTTCTTAGGTTTTATGAATGGGAAGGCTCCACAGACTATATTAACCGACCAAAACAGTTGTCTCAAAGATGCACTATCTGCAGAAATGTCGATAACAAAACATGCTTTATGCATATGGATGATAGTAGCAAAGTTTCCATCTTGGTTCAATGCTGTTGTAGGGGAACGCTACAATGAATGGAAGGCTGAGTTTTATAGACTTTATAATCTTGAATCAGTTGAGGATTTTGAACTTGGGTGGAGAGAAATGGTATGTTCTTTTGGGCTGCATACCAATCGGCACATTGTTAATTTATATAGCTTGCGCTCACTTTGGGCATTGCCATATTTAAGAAGCCATTTTCTTGCGGGAATGACTACAACTGGCCTGTCAAAGTCAATTAATGCCTTCATTCAACGGTTTCTAAGTGCACAGACACGACTTGCTCACTTTGTTGAACAG GTAGCTGTTGCTGTGGATTTTAAAGATCAAACTGGAGAACAACAAACCATGCAGCAGAATCTCCAAAATGTTTGCCTCAAAACAGGAGCCCCCATGGAATCACATGCTGCTACGGTCCTCACGCCTTTTGCCTTTTCCAAGCTTCAAGAAGAACTTGTGTTGGCTGCGCATTATGCATCTTTTTCAGTTGAAGATGGTTTTCTTGTGAGACATCACACAAAAGTTGAAGGAGGTCGCAAAGTTTATTGGTCCCCTCATGAAGGAATTATAAGCTGCAGCTGTCACCAGTTTGAATTTTCTGGAATTTTGTGTAGGCACACTCTGAGAGTTCTTTCAACAGGAAATTGTTTTCAGATTCCAGATACATATCTTCCCATTCGATGGCGTCGTATCAGCGTGCCTTCTTCTAAGCTTGTTCACAATGCACCCAATGATCATGCCGAAAGAGTTAAGTTATTCCAAAATATGGTTTCATCTCTAATTACAGAGTCTGCTAAGTCTAAAGAACGATTAGATACTGCAACAGAACAAGTTTCCATTCTTCTGTCTCGCATAAGAGAGCAGCCAATTTCATTACAATGTGCCAGAGATATTTCAACCATTAATAGGAATCTATGA